The Bradyrhizobium sp. LLZ17 genomic sequence GGTCGGCTTGACCTTGATGAAGGTCTCGTCGTGCAGCACCAGCGTCAGCGTGCCGAACACCAGCACGACGACGCCGGTCACGATCGCCATGATCGGGATGTGGCGCGTCACCACATAGGAGGCGATCATCGCCGCCACGATCGCGACCATGAAGGCGCCGGTCGCAGCGAACAGGTTGAACTTCGCATTGACGAAGAAGAAGACGAGCAGCGGACCGAGCTCGGTCGCAAGCTTGAACAGCGGATGCGGTTGGGTCTTGTCCATTCTTTAGCTTTCAATTCCGGCAATGGCGCGAGCGAAATCGCGCGCGGTGAACGGCGCGAGATCGTCGACGCCTTCGCCGACCCCGATGAAGTGCACCGGCAATTTGAATTTCTCCGCGAGCGCCACCAGGATGCCGCCGCGCGCGGTGCCGTCGAGCTTGGTCATCACGAGGCCGGTGACGCCGGCGGTGCGATGGAAAGCCTCGACCTGCGACAGCGCGTTCTGGCCGACGGTGGCATCGAGCACGAGCAGCACCGCGTGCGGCGCGGAGGCGTCCACCTTGCGGATGACGCGCACGACCTTTTCGAGCTCCTTCATCAGCTCGGACTTGTTCTGAAGCCGGCCGGCCGTGTCGATCAGGAGCACGTCGCTGTTCTGCTCCTTGGCCGCCGTCAGCGCATTGAAGGCGAGGCTTGCCGAATCCGAGCCTTGGGCAGCGGCAATGACGGGCGTCTTGGTCCGCTCGCCCCAGACCTTGAGCTGCTCGATGGCTGCTGCGCGAAACGTATCGCCCGCGGCCAGCATCACCTTGCGGCCTTCGGATGCGAATTTCTGCGAAAGCTTGCCGATCGTGGTGGTCTTGCCGGAGCCGTTGACGCCGACCACAAGAATGACGAACGGCTTCCTGGCCGGGTCGATCTCAAGCGGCTTTGCCACCGGCGACAACACCTTCTCGACCTCGGTCGCGACGACGTCCTTGACCTCGTCCGCCGAGATCGCCTTGTCGTAGCGGCCCGTGCCGACCGCATCGGCGATCCGGACCGCAACCTGCGTGCCGAGATCGGCGCGCAACAGCACGTCCTCGATGTCGTCGAGCATGGCGCGGTCGAGCTTGCGCTTGGTGACGAGGTCGGCGACCGCGGTCCCGAGCGAGGACGAGGTGCGCTTCAGCCCGTTGGACAGGCGCCGCCACCAGCTCAGCTTGGGGGTGTCGGAGGTGGTATCGTTCATGCTGGCGTGTTAGCCGTTCCCGGTTCTAAACGAAAGTCTTGCAATTGCTCGATGTTCCCGAATTGACCGCCGATGAAATCCTGGGCCGCGTGCTCCATCGCGACGGATTGATGCTGGTCATCGACAAGCCGGCCGGCCTGCCGGTGCATCGCGGGCCCAAGGGCGGCGCCAATCTGGAAGCCTCGTTCGACGCGCTGCGTTTCGGCCTGCCGCGCCCGCCGGTGCTTGCCCACCGGCTGGACAAGGACACCTCAGGCTGTCTCGTGCTCGGCCGCCATCGCAAAGCAACCGCCTCGCTCGGCCTGTTGTTCAAGCATGGCAAGATCGGCAAGACCTACTGGACCGTGGTCGAGGGCGGCCCCCCTCGAAGACGAAGGCACAATCGATATGCCGCTCGGCCGGCTCAACGCCGAACGGGGCTGGTGGCAGAAGCCCGACCCTGAAGGCCAGAAGGCAATCACCAAGTGGAAGGTGATGGGGCGTGGCGATAGCCTGACTTGGCTCGCCATGGAACCGGTGACGGGACGGACCCATCAATTGCGGGTGCATTCGGCGTCGATCGGCTGGCCGATCTTCGGCGATAACATTTACGGCAATGGCCCGCGTTTCGGCGAGCCGAAGCTGCATCTGCATTCCCGCGAGATCGTGGTGCCGATCTCCAGGAATAAAGACCCGGTCCGCGTGGTGGCGCCCGCCCCGCCCCACATGCACGAACGGCTCCGCGCCTGCGGCTGGAACGGGGAATAGCCTCATGGTGAGGAGCGCGGAACGCGCGTCTCGAACCATGAAGGCCCGGATCTCACCTGCGGCCGTCCTTCGAGACGCCCGCTTCGCGGGCTCCTCAGGATGAGGAGAAGCGCGCGATGGTTTACGAAACCTTCAGTGCTCGTCTCTAAAGATAACGACTGCTTAGAACAAGCCTTCGTAATCCCGCTCAGGACGAGCAGTGCGTCATGTCCACGGCCGAGCTATCGATCATCGACGAGGTCGAATCCGCGATCCGGGCCGGCTCGGCGGAAAAGGGCCTGGAAACCGCCCGCCGCGTGACCGACCTGTTCTTGTCCTCCGCCGGCAGTTTTGACGACGAGCAGATCGCGCTGTTCGACGACGTGCTCGAGCGCCTGATCGGCACCATCGAGCTGCGCGCCATCGCCGACATGGGCGCGCGCGTTGCGCTCGCCGAGATCAGCGCGCAGCTGGCGCCGATCGCGCAGGCGCCGCCCTCGGTGATCCGGCGGCTCGCCAACAATGACGAGATCCGCATCGCCGGTCCCGTGCTGCAGGAATCCGCGCGCCTCGACGATGGCGATCTGGTCAAGATCGCAGGCTCCAAAGGCGAGCCGCATCTGCTCGCAATCGCCGGCCGGTGGTGGCTCAAGGAGATCGTCACCGACGCGCTGCTGGCACGCCGCTATCCGAGCGTCAGCCGGCGGCTCGCCGCCAATCCAGGCGCGCGCGTTTCCGGCGGCGGCTTCGCCGTTATCGTCGGACAGGCCGAGTCCGATCCGGAGCTCGCCGTCAGCGTCGGCGTCCGCGTCGATTTGCCCTCGGAGTTGCGCCGCCAGTTGCTGCGCTCGGCGACGGATGTGGTTCGCACCCGCCTGTTGTCGCGCGCGCCGCCGCATCTGTTCGAGGAGATCCAGAGCGCGATCGCAGCGGTCACCGTCGGCGTCGAGCGCGAGATGTCGGGCGTGCGCGACTTCGAAGGCGCCAAGCGCGCCATCGCCAATCTCAAGGCGTCCGGCCAGCTCAATGAGGCGACGCTGTTCGGGTTTGCCAGGCAGCGACGATATGAAGAAGCCGTCGCCGCCCTGGCCGCGCTGTCCGGATCGACCATCGAGGTCATTCGTCCGTTGATGCAGAGCTTGCGCGAAGACGGCCTGCTGGTGCCGTGCCGCGCGGCGCAGCTCAGCTGGGAAACCACGGCCGCCGTGCTCGAAAGCCGGTTCGCCACCGGCGCAATGAAGCCGACCGACCTCGCCAGGGCGCAAGCCAATTTTGCCCGCATGACGCCGGAGAATGCACGGCGGACGTTGCGATTCTGGCAGGTAAGGGCGTTGTAGGTTTTTTGGGCGCGCTGCGCGCGACACATTCGGTGTCGTCCCGGCGAAGGCCGGGACCCATAGCCACAGGGCGAGGTTTGGCGAAGGCTGGTCGTTCGGGATCAGAACCGTGCGCGTTCGATAGACCTCGCGGTATGGGTCCCGGCCTTCGCCGGGACGACGTTCGGGCAAGTACAGCGTCTCAGCAGCTACACCTTCAGCCGCCCACCATCGCTCCCGCCGATCATCAGCGGCACGATGCTGCCCAGCTCTGCGCCCGCGATCGCCACCGGTAGATAATGCTCGGTCCGTCCCTGGCTCTCGCTCTCGATCAGCACTTCGCGCCTCGCGCCCACTTCGGCCTGCAGCCGCTGCCGCAGCGCCGCTTCTCCAGCCACCCGCAATCGCCTCGCACGCTGCTTGATCACGCTCCCCGCGACCTGCGGCATCCGCGCAGCCGGCGTGCCGGGGCGTGGGGAATAGGGGAACACGTGCAGGAAGGTCAGGCCGCATTCCGCGACGAGATCGAGCGAGCGCGAGAACATCTCCTCGGTCTCGGTCGGGAAACCCGCGATGATGTCGGCGCCAAAGGCGATGTCGGGGCGGAGGCGGCGCACCTGATCGCAGAACGCGATCGCATCGCTGCGCGAGTGGCGCCGCTTCATACGCTTCAGGATCATGTCGTCGCCGGATTGCAGCGACAGATGCAGGTGCGGCATCAACCGTGCATCATCGGCGATGGCCTCGAGCAGATCGCTATCCGCCTCGATCGAATCGATCGAGGAGATGCGCAGGCGCCTCAGCTCCGGCACATGCCGCAAAATCTGCCTGACCAGCATGCCGAGCTTCGGCGTGCCCGGCAGATCGGCGCCATAGCTGGTGAGATCAACACCGGTCAGCACGATCTCGGCATGGCCGCGTTCGACGAGCGCGCGGACCTGCTCGACCACCGCGCCCATCGGCACCGAACGCGAATTGCCGCGGCCATAGGGGATGATGCAGAAGGTGCAGCGATGGTCGCAGCCGTTCTGCACCTGCACGAACACGCGCGGCAGGCCGCTCGCAAAGCCGCCGACGAGATGCGGCGCCATCTGCTTCACCGCCATGATGTCGCTGACGGCGATCTTTTCGCCCGCGCCAAGATCGAACGCGTCGCGCGCATTGCGCCAGGCGGAAGCGCGCAGCTTGTCGTCATTGCCGACGACCCGATCGACCTCTGCCATGCCGGCAAACATCTCGCTTTGCGTCTGCGCGGCGCAGCCGGTGACGACGATGCGCGCAGCGGGACGCTCGCGCTTCAATTTGCGGATCGACTGGCGCGCCTGCGCCACGGCCTCGTTGGTGACCGCGCAGCTGTTGATGACGATGGTATCTTCGAGCCCGGCGCCCTCCGCCTCATGGCGGATCACCTCGGCCTCGAAGGCATTGAGGCGGCAGCCGAAGGTGACGACCTCGACCGCCATTACCCGACCGGCGCGAACAGCGCCGGATCGAAGCTGCCCTCATATTCGAAGGTCGCGGTGCCCGTCATCAGCACGTGGTCGTCGCGCTCGCGCCATTCGATGCCGAGTTGGCCGCCGGGCAGCGTGATCTCGACGTTGCGGCTTGTGCGCTTCAGCCGCGCCGCGGCAACCGCCGTCGCGCAGGCGGCCGAACCGCAAGCCCTGGTCAGGCCCGCGCCGCGCTCCCAGGTGCGGATGGTGATGTGTTCGCGATCGACGATATGGGCGAGCGTGATGTTGGCGCGGTCCGGGAAGATCGGATGGTTCTCCAGTAGCGGCCCGAAGCGTTCGAGATCATAGGCGTCGACGTCATCGACCCAGAAGATCGCATGCGGATTGCCCATGCTCACCACCGACGGCGAATGCAGGATCGGATTGTCGATCGGGCCGATCTGCAATTCGATGTAGCGGGTGTCGCGAAACTCCTCCGCCAGCGGAATGTCCTGCCAGCCAAACTTTGGCGCGCCCATGTCGACCGTGTAGAGGTCGGGCGACGGCCCTTGCCAGCAATTGAGCAATCCGGCGCAAGTCTCGAACGTCACCGCAGCCTGGCCGGTCTTCTCGAACACACGCCGCACCACGCAGCGCATGCCGTTGCCGCAGGCGCCGGCCTCCGAGCCGTCATTGTTGTAGATGCTGATGAAGGCTTCAGTGCCGGCGAGCCGCGGCTTCTGAAGCACCATAAGCTGGTCGTAGGGCACGCCGCCTTGCGCGGACGCTACCGCGCGAGCGTCATCCGGCGTCACCTTTGAGGTGGAATCGCGCATGTCGACAACGACGATCTCGTTGCCGATGCCGTTCATCTTGACAAATGCGTGGTTGTCCAGCGCGCTCATGAAAAATCCTGAATTTCGCCTGCCTTATATGGCGATCCTCGGCAGGTTGGCCAGTGATTTGGCGCCGGCAGAAGACCGTCTGCCATGCAGCCTGCCATGACGCATCTGTCATGGGACGAATTCGGCGGTCGCGTGTTAGAACGGCGCAGCTCGCGCGAGAACCGGGACGCGCGTGCGGGTTGAGGCCTTGGTGGGTTAAGGCCTTGGTACGTAAGGTTTTGGGGAGAATTAGAATGAATCTGTTTTGTCGTCTCGCTCTGGCCGCGCTGATCCCGGCGGCAACCCTGTCGGTGAGCCTTTCCGGCGGTTGGGCGCAAACCCCGAGCCCGGCGCCGGCCGCCTCGGCCAGCCCCTCTCCGGCGCCGTCGGCTTCGCCGTCCCCGGCCGCGAGCGCCTCGCCCGCTCCTGCGGCAACGCCCACGCCGGCGGCCAGCGCTTCACCCTCGCCCAGCCCGGCCCCGCCGCCCGCCGCAGCCGCCACCCCTGCCCCGGTGCAGACCGCCGATCCCTTCGGCCAGGAAACCACGCTCGAGGCTAGGAAAGTCGTGATGGTCAAGGGCACCGCCAACTGGGATTCTGCGTTCGACACGCTGGTCGACGCCTTCAAGGCGCTGAACGCGGTTCTGGACAAGCAGGGCATCAAGCACGCGGGCAATTCGATGATCGTCTACACCTCGACCGACGACACCGGCTTCACCTTCTTCGCCGAGATCCCGGTCGACCAGGATCCGAAGAACCTGCCCCAGGACATGAGCATCGGCAAATCGCCGGAAGGCAAGGCGCTGAAATTCGTCCATCGCGGCTCCTACGACAACATGGACAACACTTATGAGGCGATCACCAATCACCTCGACGACAAGAAGCTGGAAGCCAAGGACACTTTCATCGAGGAGTACCTCACCGATCCCCTCAAGACGGCCGAGGACAAGCTCGTGATCAACGTGTTCGTACCGCTGAAGTGAAACCGATGAAAAAGTCCATTGCCCTTGCCGCCGTCCTGGCCACCACATTGCTCGCAGCGCCGGCACTCGCCGACGATTTTCCATCCGCCATCTCGGTGAGCGGCGAGGCGACCGTTTCCGCCGCACCCGATCTCGCGCGGATCGATGCGGGCGTCGCCAATGACGCCAAAACTGCGAAGGAGGCCTCCGACGTCAACAACGGCGCGATGGGCAAGGTGCTGCTGGCGCTGAAGGGCGCCGATATTTCCGAGAAGGACTATCAGACCTCGCGGCTGTCGCTGCAGCCGCAATACGGCCAGAACAAATCAACTGGAGCCTCGCCGGTGGTCGGCTTCCGCGCCTCTAACCGGGTCACCGTGAAGATCCGCGACGTGACCAAGGTCGCCGGCATCATCGACACGCTGGTCGGTGCGGGAGCGAACGACATCGGCAACATCTCCTTCGAGGTGACACAGGCCTCGAAACTGCTCGACGATGCCCGCGAACAGGCGGTGGCCGATGCCCGCCGCAAGGCCGAGATTTACGCCAAGGCCACCGGCGTCACGTTAGGGGCACCGCTCAGCATCTCCGAAGGCGGCGGACCGATGCCGCTGTTCAAATCGCGCATGGCGACGGCGCCAATGGCAGCCACCGCTGCCGTCGCGCCCGGCGAGGAAACGCTGTCCGTGACGGTGAATGTGAGCTGGGCGATCAAGCAGGGGCAGTAGGGCAAGCGCCGTAAGAGGCACGCTGTAGCAACACCAGAACTGTCGTCCCGGCGAAGGCCGGGACCCATAGCCTCAGGGAGAAGTTTGGCGAAGACTGGCAGTTATCCAACACAGCGCGGTACTGTCGCCGAGTCATCGCCGATACATCACGCGGTATGGGTCCCGGCCTTCCCCGGGACGACGAGTTGTATGCGTGGGAACACCAGGACTAAATCTCCACCACTTGCCCCGGCTCCATCGCCACGAACCGCTGCTGCGGAATCTTCGCTGCACCGAGCGCCTCAAGCAGCGCCTTGGCCGGCGCGTCGATCGCTTCATCGGTCAGCTGAAACGTGCCGTGATGATGCCCGAGCGCTTGCTGCGCACCGCAGTCCAACAGCGCCTTCACCGCATCTTCCGGATTCATGTGCTGGTCCTGCATGAACCAGCGCGGCTCGTAGGCGCCGATCGGGAGGATTGCCAGACGCAACGGCCCGTGCTTCTCGGCGACGCGGCGGAAATGCCCGCCGTCGCCATAGCCGGAATCGCAGACGACGTAGATTTTTCCCGCCGGCGTCTCGAGCACGAAGCTCGCCCACAGCGCCTTGTTGCGGTCGAACATGCCGCGTGCCGACCAGTGCCGGGTCGGCACCAGCGTCACGGCGATGCCGCCGCCAAGCTCGACGCGATCATGCCAGTCGAACGCCTCGACCTTGATCGCGGAATCGGCGCTCCGCATCGTCAAATCGTTGCCGAGCGGCGTGACCACGCGCGGCGCAAAATTCTTGGCGAGCCGCGACAGCGTTGCCAAGTCGAGATGATCGTAATGGCCGTGCGAGACCAGCACGACGTCGATCTTTGGCAACTTCTCGAAGGCAATGCCGGGATCGTTGTGGCGCTTTGGTCCGGCCCATCCCACCGGCGAGACCCGCATCGACCAGACGGGATCGATCAGGATGTTGAGGCCAGCGGTCTGGATCAACCAGCTTGCATGGCCGACGAAGGAAAGCCGCACCTTGTCGCCATCGACCCGGGCCGGCGGGGTATCGGCGTGAGGGCTCGGCGCCCAGTCCGGCCAGACCGCGCGCTTGCGGCCGCCGCCGAATTGCCAGCGAAAGACTTCGCCGAGCGATCTCGGCGGCGCGCCGTCAGGATCGAAGAAGTGCAGGCCGTCGAAATGGTCGGAGACGGGTCCGTCGTAGGTTTTCATGCGGAATATCCAAAGGGACGGGATACCGACCAGTGCGGCAGCGCCGGCAAGCAGTCCGAAGATGCGGCGGCGGGTGACCGGCACGGGCAGGCTTCAGGAATGGTCGCGGCGGTAAGACATCACCGCCCTATATGGGCGAGGTCGCCGGAAAAGGAACCCATCGCCGGAAGCTGCATATTTTCAAGGCCTTGCCCTTCCGAGGGCGCCTCGACACCCTAACTTTCCTTGACTTTCGGGCGTGAGCGGCGTTTAACCCCGCCACTTCCTCGGAAAGGCTTTCTTTTCGACCCGCCCACTGGTCCTGGAGACCAGAGGCCAACGCCCGACAGCGCTGTGCGCCCTCGGGCGTAAAGGTGTTTGGAAGATCGCTTCCCAAGGGAAGTGGTCATCCCCCGCGAAGGCGGGGGATCCAGTATTCCAGAGACGGCTCGGCTTAAACCGAGGCGCCGCGGCCTACTGGATGCCCCGGTCAAGCCGGGGCATGACAGTGGTGAATACGGCAACCCTGCGCGAGCAGGACAAGGGACAACGGCATTGTTCGACAATCTGTCGGAACGGCTTGGTGGCATTCTCGATCGTCTGACGGGGCGCGGTGCGCTGACCGAAAAGGACGTCGATGCCGCGATGCGCGAGGTCCGCCGCGCGCTGCTGGAGGCCGACGTCGCGCTGGAGGTGGTGCGCAGCTTCACCGAACGCGTCCGCGAGCAGGCGATCGGCGCCACCGTCGTCAAGTCGGTGACGCCCGGCCAGATGGTGGTCAAGATCGTCCACGACGAGCTGATCAACACGCTCGGCGCCGAAAGCCAGACCATCGACGTCAATTCCGTGCCGCCGGTGCCGATCATGATGGTCGGCCTGCAAGGCTCCGGCAAGACCACCACCACCGCGAAGCTCGCCCGCCGCATGGTCCAGCGCGACAAGCGCAAGGTGCTGATGGCCTCGCTCGACGTCTATCGCCCGGCGGCGATGGAGCAGCTGGCCGTGCTCGGCCGCGATCTCGACATTCCGACGCTGCCGATCGTGGCCGGACAGCAGCCGGCGCAGATCGCGAAGCGTGCGCTGGAAGCCGGCAAGCTCGGCGGCTACGACGTCGTGCTGCTCGACACCGCCGGCCGCACCACGCTCGACGAAGAGATGATGGCGGAAGCAGCAGCCATCAAGGCTGCCGCGAATCCGCATGAAGTGCTGCTGGTCGCCGACAGCCTCACCGGCCAGGACGCCGTCAATCTCGCCCGCGCCTTCGACGAGCGCGTCGGCCTCACCGGCATCGTGCTGACGCGTGTCGACGGCGACGGCCGGGGCGGCGCCGCGCTGTCGATGCGCGCCGTCACCGGCAAGCCGATCAAGCTGATCGGCACCGGTGAAAAGACCGACGCGCTGGAGGATTTCCATCCCGACCGTATCGCGGGGCGCATCCTCGGCATGGGCGACGTCGTGTCGCTGGTCGAGCGCGCCGCCGCCAATATCGACGCCGAGAAGGCCGCGCGCACGGCCGAGCGCATGCGCAAGGGCCAGTTCGACCTCAACGACATGCGCGAGCAGCTGTTGCAGATGGCGAGCATGGGCGGCATCAGCGGTCTGATGGGCATGATGCCCGGCATCGCCAAGATGAAGAACCAGATCGCGGCCGCCGGCATCGACGACAAGATTCTGAAGCGCCAGGTCGCGGTGATCGATTCCATGACGCGCGACGAGCGCCGGCATCCCGATCTGCTCAAGGCCAGCCGCAAGAAGCGCATCGCGGCGGGAAGCGGCCAGAGCGTCGAGCAGGTCAACAAGCTGCTGAAGATGCACCGGAACATGGCCGATATGATGAAGGCCATGGGCTCTGGCAAGCGCGGTCCGCTCGCCGGCATCGCGCAAGCCATGGGCTTTGGCGGCGGCATGAAGCCGCCCTCGCCGGAAGAGATGAAGGCCTTGCAGGACAAGATGCAGGGTGGTGGCGGCCAGGGCCTGCCCAGCCTGCCGAAGGATCTGCCGCCTGGCCTGCGCCAGGGCCTCCCGAATGTGCCGGGGCTCACGGGCCTCAGCAACAAGCCGACCCTGCCCGGGCTCGGCGGCTTTCCCGGACTGGGGAAGAAGAAGTGAGGGCATTCTCGCCTCGTCATTCCGGGGCGCGCCGTCAGGCGCGAGCCCGGAATCCATTCCTTCGCGCGTATGCGGCGCGATGGATTCCGGGCTCGCGCTTCGCGCGCCCCGGAATGACGAACCAACCTTTGAATTAACAGCTACTCAGGAGAACCAGATGTCCGTCGTTATCCGCCTCGCCCGTGCAGGCACCAAGAAGCGCCCCGTCTATCACGTCGTCGTCGCCGATCTGCGCTTTCCGCGCGATGGCCGCTTCATCGAGCGTCTCGGCTATTTCAATCCGCTCCTGCCGAAGGACAACGAGACCCGGCTGAAGCTCGACATGGAC encodes the following:
- the ftsY gene encoding signal recognition particle-docking protein FtsY; this translates as MNDTTSDTPKLSWWRRLSNGLKRTSSSLGTAVADLVTKRKLDRAMLDDIEDVLLRADLGTQVAVRIADAVGTGRYDKAISADEVKDVVATEVEKVLSPVAKPLEIDPARKPFVILVVGVNGSGKTTTIGKLSQKFASEGRKVMLAAGDTFRAAAIEQLKVWGERTKTPVIAAAQGSDSASLAFNALTAAKEQNSDVLLIDTAGRLQNKSELMKELEKVVRVIRKVDASAPHAVLLVLDATVGQNALSQVEAFHRTAGVTGLVMTKLDGTARGGILVALAEKFKLPVHFIGVGEGVDDLAPFTARDFARAIAGIES
- a CDS encoding DUF2336 domain-containing protein; protein product: MSTAELSIIDEVESAIRAGSAEKGLETARRVTDLFLSSAGSFDDEQIALFDDVLERLIGTIELRAIADMGARVALAEISAQLAPIAQAPPSVIRRLANNDEIRIAGPVLQESARLDDGDLVKIAGSKGEPHLLAIAGRWWLKEIVTDALLARRYPSVSRRLAANPGARVSGGGFAVIVGQAESDPELAVSVGVRVDLPSELRRQLLRSATDVVRTRLLSRAPPHLFEEIQSAIAAVTVGVEREMSGVRDFEGAKRAIANLKASGQLNEATLFGFARQRRYEEAVAALAALSGSTIEVIRPLMQSLREDGLLVPCRAAQLSWETTAAVLESRFATGAMKPTDLARAQANFARMTPENARRTLRFWQVRAL
- the mtaB gene encoding tRNA (N(6)-L-threonylcarbamoyladenosine(37)-C(2))-methylthiotransferase MtaB codes for the protein MAVEVVTFGCRLNAFEAEVIRHEAEGAGLEDTIVINSCAVTNEAVAQARQSIRKLKRERPAARIVVTGCAAQTQSEMFAGMAEVDRVVGNDDKLRASAWRNARDAFDLGAGEKIAVSDIMAVKQMAPHLVGGFASGLPRVFVQVQNGCDHRCTFCIIPYGRGNSRSVPMGAVVEQVRALVERGHAEIVLTGVDLTSYGADLPGTPKLGMLVRQILRHVPELRRLRISSIDSIEADSDLLEAIADDARLMPHLHLSLQSGDDMILKRMKRRHSRSDAIAFCDQVRRLRPDIAFGADIIAGFPTETEEMFSRSLDLVAECGLTFLHVFPYSPRPGTPAARMPQVAGSVIKQRARRLRVAGEAALRQRLQAEVGARREVLIESESQGRTEHYLPVAIAGAELGSIVPLMIGGSDGGRLKV
- the dapF gene encoding diaminopimelate epimerase: MSALDNHAFVKMNGIGNEIVVVDMRDSTSKVTPDDARAVASAQGGVPYDQLMVLQKPRLAGTEAFISIYNNDGSEAGACGNGMRCVVRRVFEKTGQAAVTFETCAGLLNCWQGPSPDLYTVDMGAPKFGWQDIPLAEEFRDTRYIELQIGPIDNPILHSPSVVSMGNPHAIFWVDDVDAYDLERFGPLLENHPIFPDRANITLAHIVDREHITIRTWERGAGLTRACGSAACATAVAAARLKRTSRNVEITLPGGQLGIEWRERDDHVLMTGTATFEYEGSFDPALFAPVG
- a CDS encoding GyrI-like domain-containing protein, which encodes MNLFCRLALAALIPAATLSVSLSGGWAQTPSPAPAASASPSPAPSASPSPAASASPAPAATPTPAASASPSPSPAPPPAAAATPAPVQTADPFGQETTLEARKVVMVKGTANWDSAFDTLVDAFKALNAVLDKQGIKHAGNSMIVYTSTDDTGFTFFAEIPVDQDPKNLPQDMSIGKSPEGKALKFVHRGSYDNMDNTYEAITNHLDDKKLEAKDTFIEEYLTDPLKTAEDKLVINVFVPLK
- a CDS encoding SIMPL domain-containing protein produces the protein MKKSIALAAVLATTLLAAPALADDFPSAISVSGEATVSAAPDLARIDAGVANDAKTAKEASDVNNGAMGKVLLALKGADISEKDYQTSRLSLQPQYGQNKSTGASPVVGFRASNRVTVKIRDVTKVAGIIDTLVGAGANDIGNISFEVTQASKLLDDAREQAVADARRKAEIYAKATGVTLGAPLSISEGGGPMPLFKSRMATAPMAATAAVAPGEETLSVTVNVSWAIKQGQ
- a CDS encoding MBL fold metallo-hydrolase: MPVTRRRIFGLLAGAAALVGIPSLWIFRMKTYDGPVSDHFDGLHFFDPDGAPPRSLGEVFRWQFGGGRKRAVWPDWAPSPHADTPPARVDGDKVRLSFVGHASWLIQTAGLNILIDPVWSMRVSPVGWAGPKRHNDPGIAFEKLPKIDVVLVSHGHYDHLDLATLSRLAKNFAPRVVTPLGNDLTMRSADSAIKVEAFDWHDRVELGGGIAVTLVPTRHWSARGMFDRNKALWASFVLETPAGKIYVVCDSGYGDGGHFRRVAEKHGPLRLAILPIGAYEPRWFMQDQHMNPEDAVKALLDCGAQQALGHHHGTFQLTDEAIDAPAKALLEALGAAKIPQQRFVAMEPGQVVEI
- the ffh gene encoding signal recognition particle protein, whose translation is MFDNLSERLGGILDRLTGRGALTEKDVDAAMREVRRALLEADVALEVVRSFTERVREQAIGATVVKSVTPGQMVVKIVHDELINTLGAESQTIDVNSVPPVPIMMVGLQGSGKTTTTAKLARRMVQRDKRKVLMASLDVYRPAAMEQLAVLGRDLDIPTLPIVAGQQPAQIAKRALEAGKLGGYDVVLLDTAGRTTLDEEMMAEAAAIKAAANPHEVLLVADSLTGQDAVNLARAFDERVGLTGIVLTRVDGDGRGGAALSMRAVTGKPIKLIGTGEKTDALEDFHPDRIAGRILGMGDVVSLVERAAANIDAEKAARTAERMRKGQFDLNDMREQLLQMASMGGISGLMGMMPGIAKMKNQIAAAGIDDKILKRQVAVIDSMTRDERRHPDLLKASRKKRIAAGSGQSVEQVNKLLKMHRNMADMMKAMGSGKRGPLAGIAQAMGFGGGMKPPSPEEMKALQDKMQGGGGQGLPSLPKDLPPGLRQGLPNVPGLTGLSNKPTLPGLGGFPGLGKKK
- the rpsP gene encoding 30S ribosomal protein S16; this translates as MSVVIRLARAGTKKRPVYHVVVADLRFPRDGRFIERLGYFNPLLPKDNETRLKLDMDKVKAWLAKGAQPSDRVSRFLDAAGVKKREARNNPEKAVPRKERKAQAEAAAKA